Proteins from one Malania oleifera isolate guangnan ecotype guangnan chromosome 4, ASM2987363v1, whole genome shotgun sequence genomic window:
- the LOC131152720 gene encoding low-specificity L-threonine aldolase 1-like gives MVMMTVDLRSDTVTKPTEAMRTAMAKAEVDDDVLGHDPTAFRLEAEMARIMGKEAALFVPSGTMGNLISVLVHCEIRGSEVILGDNSHIHIYENGGISTIGGVHPKTLKNNEDGTIDIDSIEAAIRDPNLDLLFPTTRLICLENSHANCGGRCLSVDYTERVGELAKKHGLKLHIDGARIFNAATALGVPVHRLVEAADSVSICLSKGLGAPVGSVIVGSRSFITRARALRKTLGGGMRQVGVLCAAALIALQENVAKLEGDHMKAKTLANGLNEIKGLIVDITSVETNIVYVEIEDGSNIIAKKLCKNLEKHGILFFAEGSRMRLVLHHQISAGDVQYTLSCIKQAVTGVQEENGN, from the exons ATGGTAATGATGACGGTGGATCTTCGATCTGACACGGTAACCAAACCAACAGAAGCAATGAGGACTGCAATGGCAAAGGCTGAGGTTGATGATGATGTTTTGGGTCATGACCCAACTGCCTTCCGTTTGGAAGCAGAGATGGCAAGAATCATGGGCAAGGAAGCGGCGCTATTTGTTCCGTCAGGAACTATGGGTAACCTTATTAGTGTTCTTGTCCATTGTGAAATTAGGGGAAGCGAAGTCATTCTTGGAGATAATTCCCATATCCATATTTATGAGAATGGGGGTATTTCAACCATTGGAGGTGTGCATCCAAAGACACTGAAAAATAATGAAGATGGAACCATTGATATTGATTCAATTGAAGCAGCCATTAGAGATCCTAACCTGGACCTTCTTTTCCCTACTACTAGGCTTATCTGCTTGGAAAACTCACATGCTAA CTGTGGCGGTAGATGCCTGTCTGTGGATTATAcagagagagttggagagttaGCTAAGAAGCATGGACTGAAGCTTCATATTGATGGTGCTCGTATTTTCAATGCGGCGACT GCACTTGGAGTTCCTGTTCATAGGCTTGTAGAAGCTGCTGATTCAGTTTCT ATCTGTTTGTCAAAAGGTCTAGGAGCTCCTGTTGGATCTGTAATTGTTGGTTCGAGAAGCTTTATTACCAGG GCCAGGGCTCTTAGGAAAACATTAGGGGGTGGAATGAGACAAGTTGGTGTCTTATGTGCCGCTGCGTTGATTGCATTGCAAGAGAATGTTGCTAAGCTTGAGGGTGATCACATGAAAGCAAAAACCTTAGCCA ATGGACTGAATGAAATCAAAGGACTAATAGTAGATATCACTTCAGTCGAGACCAATATT GTATATGTTGAGATAGAAGATGGCTCAAATATCATTGCTAAAAAATTATGCAAAAATTTGGAGAAACATGGCATACTTTTCTTTGCAGAGGGGTCCAG AATGAGATTGGTCCTCCATCACCAAATTTCTGCGGGTGATGTGCAGTACACCTTGTCTTGCATTAAG CAAGCTGTAACTGGTGTCCAAGAGGAAAATGGTAACTAG